The following coding sequences lie in one Arachis hypogaea cultivar Tifrunner chromosome 9, arahy.Tifrunner.gnm2.J5K5, whole genome shotgun sequence genomic window:
- the LOC112712677 gene encoding uncharacterized protein isoform X1 — protein sequence MQFRRCKRSSKCAKVFSRSSDIHRAITVRKLGDEAKRSGDKASLSSHSNGKQSSTFINHAAIAWHENRRKWIGDKSQNQPRIAKEPVISWSTSYEELLSTNEPFSEPIPLPEMVDFLVDVWLDEEGFFD from the exons ATGCAGTTTAGAAGATGTAAGAG AAGCAGTAAATGTGCGAAAGTATTTTCCAGATCCTCTGACATTCACAGGGCAATAACTGTAAGGAAACTTGGAG ATGAAGCAAAAAGATCCGGTGATAAGGCCAGCTTAAGTTCTCATTCCAATGGGAAGCAATCTTCCACTTTCATTAATCATG CTGCAATTGCTTGGCATGAGAATAGAAGGAAGTGGATCGGTGATAAGTCTCAAAATCAACCAAGAATAGCTAAGGAACCCGTTATTAG TTGGTCGACATCATACGAAGAGCTGCTTTCCACTAACGAACCTTTTTCAGAGCCGATACCCTTACCG GAAATGGTAGATTTCTTGGTTGATGTTTGGCTTGATGAGGAAGGCTTCTTTGACTAG
- the LOC112712677 gene encoding uncharacterized protein isoform X2 — translation MQFRRCKSKCAKVFSRSSDIHRAITVRKLGDEAKRSGDKASLSSHSNGKQSSTFINHAAIAWHENRRKWIGDKSQNQPRIAKEPVISWSTSYEELLSTNEPFSEPIPLPEMVDFLVDVWLDEEGFFD, via the exons ATGCAGTTTAGAAGATGTAAGAG TAAATGTGCGAAAGTATTTTCCAGATCCTCTGACATTCACAGGGCAATAACTGTAAGGAAACTTGGAG ATGAAGCAAAAAGATCCGGTGATAAGGCCAGCTTAAGTTCTCATTCCAATGGGAAGCAATCTTCCACTTTCATTAATCATG CTGCAATTGCTTGGCATGAGAATAGAAGGAAGTGGATCGGTGATAAGTCTCAAAATCAACCAAGAATAGCTAAGGAACCCGTTATTAG TTGGTCGACATCATACGAAGAGCTGCTTTCCACTAACGAACCTTTTTCAGAGCCGATACCCTTACCG GAAATGGTAGATTTCTTGGTTGATGTTTGGCTTGATGAGGAAGGCTTCTTTGACTAG
- the LOC112712679 gene encoding replication protein A 70 kDa DNA-binding subunit A isoform X2: MINCLNKQFYTAYTKKLLEQIFRIRMAEVFDMLMDVNARKLEWNFQVYVVHLWEVPNRFNEKEINGIEIVLQDVQGGRIQASIPKPLLKKWRGKIVEFKMYIMTHFIVVDKKEKTKTTNNRWSLSFSHRTTVQPVSKPSYPLEAFSFKPIPELLDADKLEDSVLIDVIGEVVGKEDPRELITSKGRETKRLAVILEDLENNSIGCVLFGDMVDQILPYLEEGRVEPLIVIAQFFKPSRWNGKTSVQSHFDVSKLRINPDLDEVKDFRNRRLSEKPSNSTRISQVTSHGPRSGADEIKNGDVVVKTIEEALSSSQEGPIWIAGTIVSINAGKDDWFYKSCRKCPKKVETPIGNRYECGKCGHTHASASLRFKVEVLVYDGTGSIMLLMWDRETAQLCGRQAEQIKDEESSDGEGYPPTLDSMMDRRLLFKINVKASNMKQYDHVYTVMKICDDEDIVEMNHPKPVQNNASANLIHPPMHQCRRPGAVTRLVYQQWWLICIMILNLWFLWMVSKTVSQA, encoded by the exons ATGATAAACTGCTTGAACAAACAATTTTACACAGCATATACAAAAAAACTGCTTGAACAAATATTTCGTATAAGAATGGCAGAGGTATTTGATATGTTAATGGATGTGAATGCAAGAAAACTTGAATGGAACTTTCAAGTTTATGTTGTTCATCTTTGGGAAGTTCCAAATAGATTCAATGAAAAAGAGATCAATGGCATAGAGATAGTTCTTCAAGATGTTCAG GGTGGAAGGATCCAAGCCTCAATCCCTAAACCTCTACTCAAAAAATGGAGAGGTAAGATTGTTGAGTTCAAGATGTATATCATGACCCATTTCATTGTGGTCGACAAGAAGGAAAAAACCAAGACAACCAACAATAGATGGTCCTTAAGTTTTTCACATAGGACCACGGTTCAGCCAGTTTCTAAACCAAGCTATCCTCTTGAAGCATTTAGCTTTAAGCCCATTCCGGAGTTGCTTGATGCTGACAAGCTGGAAGATTCAGTTCTAATCG ATGTCATAGGGGAAGTGGTTGGCAAAGAGGATCCAAGAGAACTCATAACTAGCAAAGGAAGAGAGACTAAAAGATTGGCTGTCATTCTTGAGGACCTTGA AAACAATAGTATTGGTTGTGTGTTGTTTGGAGACATGGTTGATCAGATACTTCCATATCTTGAAGAAGGGAGGGTTGAGCCATTGATAGTTATAGCACAGTTTTTTAAACCCAGCAGGTGGAACG GAAAAACGTCAGTGCAGAGTCATTTTGATGTCTCAAAGTTACGTATTAACCCTGATTTGGATGAGGTCAAAGATTTTCGTAACAG GAGGCTTTCTGAAAAGCCGTCTAACTCGACCAGGATAAGTCAAGTTACATCGCATGGTCCACGATCTGGTGCAGACGAAATAAAAAATGGAGACGTCGTGGtcaagacaatagaagaagcccTGAGCTCTTCACAG GAAGGACCTATATGGATTGCTGGTACTATTGTTTCAATTAATGCTGGAAAGGATGATTGGTTCTATAAATCGTGTCGAAAGTGTCCGAAGAAAGTAGAAACTCCAATTGGCAACAGATATGAGTGTGGCAAGTGTGGCCACACTCATGCAAGTGCATCACTTAG GTTTAAGGTTGAGGTATTAGTATATGATGGAACTGGGAGCATCATGTTGCTGATGTGGGATAGGGAGACGGCGCAGCTGTGTGGGAGGCAAGCTGAGCAGATCAAGGATGAGGAA AGTAGTGATGGAGAAGGTTATCCTCCTACATTGGATAGCATGATGGATAGGCGGTTACTCTTCAAAATAAATGTCAAAGCATCGAACATGAAGCAATATGACCATGTTTACACAGTGATGAAAATATGTGATGATGAAGATATTGTGGAGATGAATCACCCCAAACCAGTACAAAACAATGCTTCTGCTAATCTAATT CACCCCCCTATGCATCAATGTAGGAGACCGGGTGCAGTGACTCGATTGGTATATCAGCAGTGGTGGTTAATATGCATAATGATACTGAATCTATGGTTTCTTTG GATGGTGTCGAAGACAGTGTCACAAGCCTGA
- the LOC112712677 gene encoding uncharacterized protein isoform X3 translates to MEVCIESSHSNGKQILKHSKSADEAKRSGDKASLSSHSNGKQSSTFINHAAIAWHENRRKWIGDKSQNQPRIAKEPVISWSTSYEELLSTNEPFSEPIPLPEMVDFLVDVWLDEEGFFD, encoded by the exons ATGGAGGTCTGCATTGAAAGTTCCCATTCCAATGGGAAACAAATCTTGAAGCATTCTAAATCTGCAGATGAAGCAAAAAGATCCGGTGATAAGGCCAGCTTAAGTTCTCATTCCAATGGGAAGCAATCTTCCACTTTCATTAATCATG CTGCAATTGCTTGGCATGAGAATAGAAGGAAGTGGATCGGTGATAAGTCTCAAAATCAACCAAGAATAGCTAAGGAACCCGTTATTAG TTGGTCGACATCATACGAAGAGCTGCTTTCCACTAACGAACCTTTTTCAGAGCCGATACCCTTACCG GAAATGGTAGATTTCTTGGTTGATGTTTGGCTTGATGAGGAAGGCTTCTTTGACTAG
- the LOC112712679 gene encoding replication protein A 70 kDa DNA-binding subunit A isoform X1, which translates to MINCLNKQFYTAYTKKLLEQIFRIRMAEVFDMLMDVNARKLEWNFQVYVVHLWEVPNRFNEKEINGIEIVLQDVQGGRIQASIPKPLLKKWRGKIVEFKMYIMTHFIVVDKKEKTKTTNNRWSLSFSHRTTVQPVSKPSYPLEAFSFKPIPELLDADKLEDSVLIDVIGEVVGKEDPRELITSKGRETKRLAVILEDLENNSIGCVLFGDMVDQILPYLEEGRVEPLIVIAQFFKPSRWNGKTSVQSHFDVSKLRINPDLDEVKDFRNRRLSEKPSNSTRISQVTSHGPRSGADEIKNGDVVVKTIEEALSSSQEGPIWIAGTIVSINAGKDDWFYKSCRKCPKKVETPIGNRYECGKCGHTHASASLRFKVEVLVYDGTGSIMLLMWDRETAQLCGRQAEQIKDEESSDGEGYPPTLDSMMDRRLLFKINVKASNMKQYDHVYTVMKICDDEDIVEMNHPKPVQNNASANLIETGCSDSIGISAVVVNMHNDTESMVSLDGVEDSVTSLKSKTPAKRAPMGLKQSVHVNIDTEDEFGFSTNKFSRKTGKRQRIQINESDN; encoded by the exons ATGATAAACTGCTTGAACAAACAATTTTACACAGCATATACAAAAAAACTGCTTGAACAAATATTTCGTATAAGAATGGCAGAGGTATTTGATATGTTAATGGATGTGAATGCAAGAAAACTTGAATGGAACTTTCAAGTTTATGTTGTTCATCTTTGGGAAGTTCCAAATAGATTCAATGAAAAAGAGATCAATGGCATAGAGATAGTTCTTCAAGATGTTCAG GGTGGAAGGATCCAAGCCTCAATCCCTAAACCTCTACTCAAAAAATGGAGAGGTAAGATTGTTGAGTTCAAGATGTATATCATGACCCATTTCATTGTGGTCGACAAGAAGGAAAAAACCAAGACAACCAACAATAGATGGTCCTTAAGTTTTTCACATAGGACCACGGTTCAGCCAGTTTCTAAACCAAGCTATCCTCTTGAAGCATTTAGCTTTAAGCCCATTCCGGAGTTGCTTGATGCTGACAAGCTGGAAGATTCAGTTCTAATCG ATGTCATAGGGGAAGTGGTTGGCAAAGAGGATCCAAGAGAACTCATAACTAGCAAAGGAAGAGAGACTAAAAGATTGGCTGTCATTCTTGAGGACCTTGA AAACAATAGTATTGGTTGTGTGTTGTTTGGAGACATGGTTGATCAGATACTTCCATATCTTGAAGAAGGGAGGGTTGAGCCATTGATAGTTATAGCACAGTTTTTTAAACCCAGCAGGTGGAACG GAAAAACGTCAGTGCAGAGTCATTTTGATGTCTCAAAGTTACGTATTAACCCTGATTTGGATGAGGTCAAAGATTTTCGTAACAG GAGGCTTTCTGAAAAGCCGTCTAACTCGACCAGGATAAGTCAAGTTACATCGCATGGTCCACGATCTGGTGCAGACGAAATAAAAAATGGAGACGTCGTGGtcaagacaatagaagaagcccTGAGCTCTTCACAG GAAGGACCTATATGGATTGCTGGTACTATTGTTTCAATTAATGCTGGAAAGGATGATTGGTTCTATAAATCGTGTCGAAAGTGTCCGAAGAAAGTAGAAACTCCAATTGGCAACAGATATGAGTGTGGCAAGTGTGGCCACACTCATGCAAGTGCATCACTTAG GTTTAAGGTTGAGGTATTAGTATATGATGGAACTGGGAGCATCATGTTGCTGATGTGGGATAGGGAGACGGCGCAGCTGTGTGGGAGGCAAGCTGAGCAGATCAAGGATGAGGAA AGTAGTGATGGAGAAGGTTATCCTCCTACATTGGATAGCATGATGGATAGGCGGTTACTCTTCAAAATAAATGTCAAAGCATCGAACATGAAGCAATATGACCATGTTTACACAGTGATGAAAATATGTGATGATGAAGATATTGTGGAGATGAATCACCCCAAACCAGTACAAAACAATGCTTCTGCTAATCTAATT GAGACCGGGTGCAGTGACTCGATTGGTATATCAGCAGTGGTGGTTAATATGCATAATGATACTGAATCTATGGTTTCTTTG GATGGTGTCGAAGACAGTGTCACAAGCCTGAAGTCCAAAACACCTGCAAAAAGAGCTCCCATGGGGCTGAAGCAGTCCGTGCATGTTAATATTGACACTGAAGATGAGTTTGGTTTTTCAACAAACAAATTTAGCCGAAAAACAGGAAAGAGGCAGAGGATTCAAATAAATGAGAGTGATAACTGA